The genomic interval GCGTATTCCAACACGTCAAGGGCCTGCGTCAGCAGAGTTACCAGATGATTTGCGGCGTGGCTGACGGCCGCGTGATACGCGCCCCGGACGCCGGGCGGGAGTTGGAACGGCTGGCCGCCCAATTCGACCGCCAAGGCCTCGGCCAGCCCGGCCAGTCCGGGTGGGGCCTCGACCGCGAACGGCGTGCCGCGAAGGCGCTTGACGTCAAGGGACGTGCCGGTGAAGGTCATGACGGGGTGGATCGCGAGCCGGATGCCTCCGGCCCTTTCGACTGGCTCAAGCACCTCAAGGCCCAAAGCGCCGGCGGTGTGGACCACAATCTGGAAACGCCGCCACCGGCCGGCCAACTCCTGCGCCAAGGGGGCGATTTGGGAGTCCGGGACGGT from Bifidobacteriaceae bacterium carries:
- a CDS encoding DUF2520 domain-containing protein; translation: MVDDALPAGVIGFGRVGGAFAGALAAVDHPIAAVAARSQASRERAEIALPGVPVVTPAEVAEQAGLVFLTVPDSQIAPLAQELAGRWRRFQIVVHTAGALGLEVLEPVERAGGIRLAIHPVMTFTGTSLDVKRLRGTPFAVEAPPGLAGLAEALAVELGGQPFQLPPGVRGAYHAAVSHAANHLVTLLTQALDVLEYA